From the Pomacea canaliculata isolate SZHN2017 linkage group LG4, ASM307304v1, whole genome shotgun sequence genome, one window contains:
- the LOC112562128 gene encoding sialin-like, translated as MHVMEDGKTKSKGNTKDVRLHVDEKPNGREEGRYYIPARYILTFMSFLGFFNVYCLRANLSVAIVSMVNSTTKENASVTEECPEPTKANNTNSTSTTSTGEFDWDEKTQGLILGAFFYGYVVTQIPGGWLAGRIGGKRLFGYGLLCTSVLTLVTPLAARAGVGVVVAVRVLEGIGEAVTFPAMHSMWGVWSPVYERSKSVAFSYGGSQLGTVFALPISGILCQDGFAGGWPSVFYVFGALGCLWFIGWMFLISETPATHPRISDKERRYIESNLGAKAETVNIPWKSIFTCKALWGTAAGHFAFNWGAYSMLTCLPTYLKKILHYDVKEEGFLSAVPYLMLWVTQIIAGYLADYLRGNGYLTTATTRKIFFSLGAVLPTGLLIGTCFVGCNHTLAVILLTLAVGFSGFSTAGYNPNHLDIAPRFAGILFGITNTVASVPGFLGPEIVGVLTNNNQTSGQWHIFFFLTAAVYGAGALLFCLLAEGEEQEWARAPPSATSAATQEKEVELDEKHVTSEEKTVTSHEKSTRL; from the exons ATGCACGTGATGGAGGACGGTAAAACAAAGAGCAAAGGCAATACAAAGGATGTCAGACTTCACGTGGACGAGAAACCAAACGGTCGCGAAG AAGGTCGGTACTACATACCAGCCCGATATATACTCACCTTCATGTCCTTCCTCGGCTTCTTCAACGTGTACTGTCTGCGGGCCAACCTGAGCGTTGCCATAGTTTCCATGGTCAATTCTACCACAAAGGAGAATGCTAGTGTTACTGAGGAGTGTCCAGAACCGACGAAAGCAAACAACACCAACTCGACCTCAACTACCTCA ACAGGAGAGTTCGACTGGGACGAGAAGACGCAAGGGCTGATACTCGGGGCCTTCTTCTACGGGTATGTCGTGACGCAGATTCCgggtggctggctggccggGAGAATCGGAGGTAAACGACTGTTTGGGTACGGCCTCCTGTGCACCTCCGTGTTAACCTTGGTGACCCCATTGGCTGCTCGCGCTGGTGTTGGTGTCGTGGTGGCCGTGCGCGTGCTGGAGGGCATCGGGGAG GCTGTGACCTTTCCTGCCATGCACTCCATGTGGGGAGTGTGGTCGCCGGTCTATGAACGCAGCAAATCAGTTGCTTTCAGCTACGGAG GTTCACAGCTGGGCACGGTGTTCGCTTTGCCGATTTCTGGCATTTTATGTCAAGACGGATTTGCTGGTGGATGGCCTTCCGTCTTCTACGTGTTTG GTGCCCTGGGCTGTCTGTGGTTTATAGGATGGATGTTTTTGATCAGCGAGACACCAGCCACACATCCCCGCATCTCGGATAAAGAACGGCGCTACATTGAAAGCAACCTGGGCGCCAAGGCG GAAACAGTAAACATTCCATGGAAGAGCATCTTCACCTGCAAGGCTTTATGGGGAACAGCAGCAGGGCACTTTGCTTTCAACTGGGGCGCCTACAGCATGCTGACCTGTCTGCCCACCTACTTGAAGAAGATCCTTCATTACGACGTTAAAGAA GAAGGTTTCTTGTCGGCCGTGCCATACCTGATGCTGTGGGTGACTCAGATCATTGCTGGATACTTAGCCGACTACCTTCGCGGTAATGGCTACCTGACTACAGCAACCACCCGTAAGATCTTCTTCTCTTTAG GTGCAGTGCTTCCCACGGGCCTGTTGATTGGCACGTGCTTCGTAGGGTGTAATCACACGCTGGCTGTCATCCTGCTCACGCTGGCTGTGGGGTTTTCAGGATTTAGTACTGCAGGCTACAACCCCAACCATCTTGACATAGCCCCACGGTTTGCAG GTATTCTCTTTGGGATCACCAATACAGTCGCTAGCGTACCTGGATTTCTCGGTCCCGAAATTGTCGGGGTTCTGACAAACAATAAT CAAACCTCGGGGCAGTGGCACATCTTCTTCTTCCTGACGGCGGCTGTCTATGGTGCCGGCGCCCTTCTCTTCTGTCTGCTCGCTGAAGGGGAGGAGCAGGAGTGGGCACGTGCCCCACCCAGCGCCACCTCTGCTGCCACGCAAGAGAAGGAAGTGGAATTAGATGAGAAGCATGTTACGTCAGAGGAGaagacagtgacgtcacatgaGAAGAGCACTCGTCTGTAG
- the LOC112563073 gene encoding von Willebrand factor D and EGF domain-containing protein-like: MGCARTANCFLPSFLLTLAALHYVAAQTMPNPCLSGNYKNLTEVHRSIAFETAFPEPPLCDMNLDSGWYRFVVDAESKMPEKCVEVSKCGTTVPIWLNGAHPSERDGIQTRQACANIMTGGAPKTPCCGQSINIGVKNCGRFFVYYLHPTPACPMAYCAGKDQPCPAGKWSPTGFPPGCKDPYPQLTDLPIFGGPVISGKSFYFTCDLTFKGSDPDQAFEFVWLFDGVEVPSVPPEVVSGKKRSARLDGAQLAGLLNKNVGCKVRAFYKKNLIKKGPWLKSDKTYWAGIQIEPTHISIRTDEDRHDVVIRSTLPVLCSSPVADDKCCLWFYLAVTGTQGNNAWAVVSKDCRYPLCKSDWNSTSQQVSKTVSVVASKTEIQSGTKDLLLSFADLFVADISPYHQIFRGFKIPSVQIDIEQRDSKLCSLVTDPHITGLEDKRVFHLYRVGDYTAYENVERDFEVQIRTWPCYKERRDRAATCICGVAVREKDDLIRVNACDPSFFGPVIGSPEIIVPRPLREGTTILQSSDGSMITLYFPSSSEIKITASAYVGGYLDLYISVPGTDILKGRGLCGTFDNNPNNDLTHRSGFVDTMPADHVPESFTESWKSDDRASLFRIVPPETGESYVSEYCKCNDKGQGTVNCTYQGDILGHKLTCPNCQDTTRKTDFWNAGWNTHARKRSVNGKPFVDSDEIKKAYDPNDHADFRMPKLSWPTSSGISESQAENHCSTALRQSQLWSRCQDRTQEIQGLIENCKIDILVAGSYIGTESIVDTFLTMCKVELAKNPDNYVSTPSGESVLKPEISDDVCYPVCYINGRCERGRCVCNKGFIGDNCQMKDEPPKLLGIRRSSLCDINERPCKQIFINAENIQNTATMACKVQEILDDGSVSERASMEEAVFLTLNKLGCFLPDAGGKAVKRFYITATIDGHRYSNSVNMTVYDSSCQTCTQEGCQKLPNTCLINNQCFKDREPNPKDNSQVCCASANTKQWSPASTCGCPVDKGYQVYKDRCLKLYTIGQDYNTARGQCEADGAHLLNFKSREQDGPPLLMLMEANGQRISPQLGQGLWIGANDIVTEGHFLWSDGTPLMRGSPLWSRGQPDDAGRVEDCVEIAYPNNFVLNDFQCVFKLSFVCQADGSK, from the exons ATGGGGTGTGCACGCACAGCGAATTGCTTCCTTCCTTCGTTTTTGCTGACTTTAGCAGCTCTTCACT ATGTTGCTGCCCAGACGATGCCTAACCCTTGTCTCAGTGGAAACTACAAGAACCTGACGGAGGTTCACCGCAGTATCGCCTTTGAGACTGCCTTCCCAGAACCTCCTCTGTGCGACATGAACCTTGACTCCGGCTGGTACCGGTTTGTGGTAGATGCTGAGAGTAAAATGCCCGAAAAATGCGTCGAAGTTTCTAAG TGCGGGACGACGGTTCCAATATGGCTGAATGGCGCTCACCCCTCCGAACGTGACGGAATCCAAACGAGGCAAGCATGCGCGAACATCATGACTGGTGGCGCCCCCAAGACTCCCTGCTGTGGACAGTCTATCAACATCGGGGTCAAGAACTGTGGccgtttttttgtttattatctacATCCAACACCAGCCTGCCCGATGGCGTATTGTGCAG GAAAAGACCAACCGTGTCCCGCTGGAAAGTGGTCTCCTACAGGTTTTCCACCTGGCTGTAAAG ATCCCTACCCACAGCTGACTGACCTTCCAATATTTGGAGGACCTGTGATTAGCGGGAAATCCTTCTACTTCACCTGTGACCTGACCTTCAAAGGCAGCGACCCGGATCAAGCCTTTGAGTTCGTCTGGCTGTTTGACGGCGTGGAGGTCCCCAGTGTGCCACCGGAAGTCGTCAGTGGCAAAAAGCGGTCTGCGAGGCTGGACGGGGCTCAGCTGGCGGGTCTCCTCAACAAGAAT GTTGGTTGTAAAGTGCgtgcattttacaagaaaaatttaatCAAGAAAGGACCCTGGCTGAAGAGCGATAAGACTTACTGGGCTGGAATACAA aTTGAGCCCACCCACATCTCCATACGCACGGATGAAGACAGACACGACGTGGTCATAAGGTCAACACTTCCTGTCTTGTGTAGCTCACCTGTGGCAGATGACAAGTGTTGTCTTTGGTTCTACCTGGCGGTCACCGGAACTCAAGGGAATAATG CCTGGGCGGTGGTGTCGAAGGATTGTCGGTACCCACTGTGTAAGTCGGACTGGAACAGCACAAGTCAGCAAGTGTCAAAGACTGTGTCAGTCGTGGCCAGCAAGACCGAGATTCAGTCTGGCACCAAGGACTTGCTTCTCTCCTTCGCGGACCTCTTCGTGGCAGACATTTCGCCCTATCATCAAATATTCCGAGGTTTTAAGATCCCCTCGGTACAG ATTGACATTGAGCAAAGGGATTCGAAGCTCTGCAGCTTGGTAACAGATCCCCACATCACAGGACTGGAGGACAAAAG AGTATTTCACCTGTATAGAGTGGGTGACTACACTGCATATGAGAATGTCGAAAGGGATTTTGAG GTTCAGATTCGGACGTGGCCTTGCTACAAGGAGCGGCGTGACCGGGCGGCAACCTGCATCTGTGGAGTTGCGGTTCGTGAGAAGGACGACCTCATCAGGGTCAACGCCTGCGATCCAAGCTTCTTCGGTCCAGTTATTGGGTCACCGGAAATCATCGTGCCCAGGCCTCTGAGAGAAGGCACGACCATTCTTCAATCTTCTGATGGATCGATGATAACA CTGTATTTTCCGTCGAGTTCGGAGATAAAAATTACCGCATCGGCATATGTTGGTGGTTATCTCGACCTCTACATCTCGGTTCCTGGCACCGACATTCTCAAAGGAAGAGGCTTGTGTGGGACATTTGACAACAACCCCAACAACGACCTGACCCACCGGTCTGGCTTTGTGGACACCATGCCTGCAGACCACGTGCCGGAGTCTTTCACCGAGTCCTGGAA GAGCGATGACAGAGCGAGCTTGTTCAGGATTGTGCCTCCAGAAACAGGAGAGTCGTATGTGTCTGAATACTGCAAATGTAATGACAAAGGCCAGGGAACTGTGAACTGTACTTACCAGGGGGACATACTAGGACACAAACTAACG TGCCCTAACTGCCAAGATACCACACGCAAAACTGATTTTTGGAACGCTGGATGGAACACCCATGCAAGAAAAAGATCTGTAAATGGTAAACCATTCGTTGACTccgatgaaataaaaaaagcttaCGACCCGAACGATCATGCAG ATTTTCGAATGCCAAAACTGTCATGGCCGACGTCGTCTGGCATCAGCGAGAGTCAAGCAGAGAACCACTGCTCCACCGCCTTGAGACAGTCGCAGCTCTGGTCTCGCTGTCAGGACAGAACCCAAGAGATTCAAGGGCTGATCGAAAACTGCAAGATTGATATTTTG GTAGCTGGTAGTTACATAGGAACGGAGAGCATCGTGGACACTTTCCTGACAATGTGCAAGGTGGAGCTGGCGAAGAATCCGGATAACTACGTCAGCACACCCAGCGGGGAGAGTGTCCTGAAGCCGGAGATCTCTGACGACGTCTGCTACCCTGTGTGCTACATCAACGGACGATGCGAGAGAGGGCGCTGTGTCTGCAACAAAGGCTTTATCGGCGATAACTGTCAGATGAAAGACGAACCGCCTAAACTGCTTGGCATCCGAAG GTCCAGCTTGTGTGACATTAATGAACGGCCATGTAAACAGATCTTCATCAACgctgaaaatattcaaaatacgGCGACAATGGCATGCAAAGTTCAAGAAATTCTG GATGATggatcagtttccgaaagagcTTCTATGGAAGAAGCTGTTTTCCTGACTCTTAACAAGCTCGGCTGCTTTTTGCCTGATGCTGGCG GCAAGGCTGTTAAAAGATTTTACATCACGGCTACCATTGATGGCCATCGCTATAGCAACTCAGTGAACATGACTGTGTACGACTCGTCCTGTCAGACCTGCACACAGGAGGGATGCCAGAAACTG CCAAACACATGTCTGATCAACAACCAGTGTTTCAAAGATAGAGAACCCAATCCGAAAGATAACTCGCAGGTCTGCTGTGCTTCTGCTAACACCAAGCAGTGGTCTCCCGCATCTACat GCGGCTGTCCTGTGGACAAAGGCTATCAGGTGTACAAAGATAGGTGTCTGAAGCTGTACACCAtcggtcaggactacaacactGCCAGAGGACAATGTGAAGCCGACGGAGCTCATCTCCTTAACTTCAAGTCACGTGAGCAGGACGGCCCGCCATTGCTGATGCTGATGGAAGCTAACG GTCAACGGATAAGTCCACAGTTAGGCCAAGGTCTGTGGATTGGAGCAAACGACATTGTAACCGAGGGTCACTTCCTGTGGAGCGACGGCACCCCCTTGATGAGAGGTTCCCCACTCTGGTCACGTGGCCAGCCGGACGACGCTGGGAGAGTCGAAGACTGTGTTGAGATCGCTTACCCAAATAATTTCGTTCTTAACGACTTCCAGTGTGTGTTTAAGCTGTCGTTTGTTTGTCAGGCAGACGGCAGTAAGTAG